A genomic segment from Bacillus rossius redtenbacheri isolate Brsri chromosome 5, Brsri_v3, whole genome shotgun sequence encodes:
- the LOC134532100 gene encoding troponin I isoform X21, translating into MADDEAKKAKQAEIDRKRAEVRKRLEEASKAKKAKKGFMTPERKKKLRLLLRKKAAEELKKEQERKAAERRRIIEERCGKPKNIEDANEANLKSTINAYYKRINALEEEKYDHEVEVARKDLEISELNSQVNELRGKFMKPTLKKVSKYENKFAKLQKKAAEFNFRNQLKVVKKKEFTLEEEDKEPKKSEKAEWQTKK; encoded by the exons GCGAAGAAGGCCAAGCAGGCGGAGATCGACCGCAAGCGCGCGGAGGTGCGCAAGCGGCTCGAGGAAGCCTCCAAGGCGAAGAAGGCCAAGAAGGGCTTCATGACGCCGGAGAGGAAGAAGAAGCTGAGG CTGCTGCTGAGGAAGAAGGCCGCAGAGGAGCTGAAGAAGGAGCAGGAGAGGAAAGCCGCGGAGAGGAGGAGGATCATCGAGGAGAGGTGCGGCAAGCCCAAGAACATCGAGGACGCCAATGAAG CCAATCTCAAGTCGACCATCAACGCGTACTACAAGCGCATCAACGCGCTCGAGGAAGAAAAGTACGACCACGAGGTCGAGGTGGCTCGCAAGGACCTGgag ATCTCAGAACTGAACAGCCAGGTGAACGAGCTCCGTGGAAAGTT CATGAAGCCCACGCTGAAGAAGGTGTCCAAGTACGAGAACAAGTTCGCTAAGCTGCAGAAGAAGGCGGCCGAATTCAACTTCCGCAACCAGCTGAAGGTGGTGAAGAAGAAGGAGTTTACCCTGGAGGAGGAAGACAAGGAG CCCAAGAAATCCGAGAAGGCAGAATGGCAGACGAAGAAATAA
- the LOC134532100 gene encoding troponin I isoform X5 yields MADDEAKKAKQAEIDRKRAEVRKRLEEASKAKKAKKGFMTPERKKKLRLLLRKKAAEELKKEQERKAAERRRIIEERCGKPKNIEDANEETIKRVIKDYYARTMDLEDAKFDLEYAVKKKDYEISELNSQVNELRGKFMKPTLKKVSKYENKFAKLQKKAAEFNFRNQLKVVKKKEFTLEEEDKEVGFLAAAECLYARLPVAGLVVTWVPWALGTRRPESTLSLSLSANESNKTSLLVSGLQ; encoded by the exons GCGAAGAAGGCCAAGCAGGCGGAGATCGACCGCAAGCGCGCGGAGGTGCGCAAGCGGCTCGAGGAAGCCTCCAAGGCGAAGAAGGCCAAGAAGGGCTTCATGACGCCGGAGAGGAAGAAGAAGCTGAGG CTGCTGCTGAGGAAGAAGGCCGCAGAGGAGCTGAAGAAGGAGCAGGAGAGGAAAGCCGCGGAGAGGAGGAGGATCATCGAGGAGAGGTGCGGCAAGCCCAAGAACATCGAGGACGCCAATGAAG AAACTATTAAGCGTGTGATCAAGGACTATTATGCCAGAACCATGGACTTGGAGGACGCCAAGTTTGATCTGGAGTACGCCGTCAAAAAGAAAGACTATGAG ATCTCAGAACTGAACAGCCAGGTGAACGAGCTCCGTGGAAAGTT CATGAAGCCCACGCTGAAGAAGGTGTCCAAGTACGAGAACAAGTTCGCTAAGCTGCAGAAGAAGGCGGCCGAATTCAACTTCCGCAACCAGCTGAAGGTGGTGAAGAAGAAGGAGTTTACCCTGGAGGAGGAAGACAAGGAGGTAGGCTTCCTTGCAGCTGCAGAGTGCCTCTATGCCCGTTTACCAGTAGCCGGCCTTGTGGTCACCTGGGTGCCCTGGGCTCTTGGCACGCGGAGGCCAGagtcaactctctctctctctctcagtgcGAACGAGAGTAACAAAACAAGCCTTCTTGTCAGTGGACTTCAGTAG
- the LOC134532100 gene encoding troponin I isoform X14 encodes MADDEAKKAKQAEIDRKRAEVRKRLEEASKAKKAKKGFMTPERKKKLRLLLRKKAAEELKKEQERKAAERRRIIEERCGKPKNIEDANEANLKSIVRQYFDRVCLCESQKWDLEYEVKKKDFEISELNSQVNELRGKFMKPTLKKVSKYENKFAKLQKKAAEFNFRNQLKVVKKKEFTLEEEDKEKKPDWSKKGDEKKIKEEEVEA; translated from the exons GCGAAGAAGGCCAAGCAGGCGGAGATCGACCGCAAGCGCGCGGAGGTGCGCAAGCGGCTCGAGGAAGCCTCCAAGGCGAAGAAGGCCAAGAAGGGCTTCATGACGCCGGAGAGGAAGAAGAAGCTGAGG CTGCTGCTGAGGAAGAAGGCCGCAGAGGAGCTGAAGAAGGAGCAGGAGAGGAAAGCCGCGGAGAGGAGGAGGATCATCGAGGAGAGGTGCGGCAAGCCCAAGAACATCGAGGACGCCAATGAAG CGAACCTCAAGTCGATCGTCAGGCAGTATTTCGACCGCGTTTGTCTGTGCGAGAGTCAGAAATGGGATTTGGAATACGAAGTGAAAAAGAAAGATTTCGAG ATCTCAGAACTGAACAGCCAGGTGAACGAGCTCCGTGGAAAGTT CATGAAGCCCACGCTGAAGAAGGTGTCCAAGTACGAGAACAAGTTCGCTAAGCTGCAGAAGAAGGCGGCCGAATTCAACTTCCGCAACCAGCTGAAGGTGGTGAAGAAGAAGGAGTTTACCCTGGAGGAGGAAGACAAGGAG AAGAAGCCGGACTGGTCGAAGAAAGGAGACGAGAAGAAGATAAAAGAAGAAGAGGTGGAGGCATGA
- the LOC134532100 gene encoding troponin I isoform X15: MADDEAKKAKQAEIDRKRAEVRKRLEEASKAKKAKKGFMTPERKKKLRLLLRKKAAEELKKEQERKAAERRRIIEERCGKPKNIEDANEAELQTICRQYWNKIAGLEGDKFDLEHTSKIKAMEISELNSQVNELRGKFMKPTLKKVSKYENKFAKLQKKAAEFNFRNQLKVVKKKEFTLEEEDKEKKPDWSKKGDEKKIKEEEVEA, from the exons GCGAAGAAGGCCAAGCAGGCGGAGATCGACCGCAAGCGCGCGGAGGTGCGCAAGCGGCTCGAGGAAGCCTCCAAGGCGAAGAAGGCCAAGAAGGGCTTCATGACGCCGGAGAGGAAGAAGAAGCTGAGG CTGCTGCTGAGGAAGAAGGCCGCAGAGGAGCTGAAGAAGGAGCAGGAGAGGAAAGCCGCGGAGAGGAGGAGGATCATCGAGGAGAGGTGCGGCAAGCCCAAGAACATCGAGGACGCCAATGAAG CGGAACTGCAGACGATATGCAGGCAATATTGGAACAAAATAGCTGGTCTAGAGGGTGATAAATTTGACCTTGAGCATACTAGTAAGATAAAAGCAATGGAG ATCTCAGAACTGAACAGCCAGGTGAACGAGCTCCGTGGAAAGTT CATGAAGCCCACGCTGAAGAAGGTGTCCAAGTACGAGAACAAGTTCGCTAAGCTGCAGAAGAAGGCGGCCGAATTCAACTTCCGCAACCAGCTGAAGGTGGTGAAGAAGAAGGAGTTTACCCTGGAGGAGGAAGACAAGGAG AAGAAGCCGGACTGGTCGAAGAAAGGAGACGAGAAGAAGATAAAAGAAGAAGAGGTGGAGGCATGA
- the LOC134532100 gene encoding troponin I isoform X13, which yields MADDEAKKAKQAEIDRKRAEVRKRLEEASKAKKAKKGFMTPERKKKLRLLLRKKAAEELKKEQERKAAERRRIIEERCGKPKNIEDANEANLKSTINAYYKRINALEEEKYDHEVEVARKDLEISELNSQVNELRGKFMKPTLKKVSKYENKFAKLQKKAAEFNFRNQLKVVKKKEFTLEEEDKEKKPDWSKKGDEKKIKEEEVEA from the exons GCGAAGAAGGCCAAGCAGGCGGAGATCGACCGCAAGCGCGCGGAGGTGCGCAAGCGGCTCGAGGAAGCCTCCAAGGCGAAGAAGGCCAAGAAGGGCTTCATGACGCCGGAGAGGAAGAAGAAGCTGAGG CTGCTGCTGAGGAAGAAGGCCGCAGAGGAGCTGAAGAAGGAGCAGGAGAGGAAAGCCGCGGAGAGGAGGAGGATCATCGAGGAGAGGTGCGGCAAGCCCAAGAACATCGAGGACGCCAATGAAG CCAATCTCAAGTCGACCATCAACGCGTACTACAAGCGCATCAACGCGCTCGAGGAAGAAAAGTACGACCACGAGGTCGAGGTGGCTCGCAAGGACCTGgag ATCTCAGAACTGAACAGCCAGGTGAACGAGCTCCGTGGAAAGTT CATGAAGCCCACGCTGAAGAAGGTGTCCAAGTACGAGAACAAGTTCGCTAAGCTGCAGAAGAAGGCGGCCGAATTCAACTTCCGCAACCAGCTGAAGGTGGTGAAGAAGAAGGAGTTTACCCTGGAGGAGGAAGACAAGGAG AAGAAGCCGGACTGGTCGAAGAAAGGAGACGAGAAGAAGATAAAAGAAGAAGAGGTGGAGGCATGA
- the LOC134532100 gene encoding troponin I isoform X20, whose translation MADDEAKKAKQAEIDRKRAEVRKRLEEASKAKKAKKGFMTPERKKKLRLLLRKKAAEELKKEQERKAAERRRIIEERCGKPKNIEDANEETIKRVIKDYYARTMDLEDAKFDLEYAVKKKDYEISELNSQVNELRGKFMKPTLKKVSKYENKFAKLQKKAAEFNFRNQLKVVKKKEFTLEEEDKEPKKSEKAEWQTKK comes from the exons GCGAAGAAGGCCAAGCAGGCGGAGATCGACCGCAAGCGCGCGGAGGTGCGCAAGCGGCTCGAGGAAGCCTCCAAGGCGAAGAAGGCCAAGAAGGGCTTCATGACGCCGGAGAGGAAGAAGAAGCTGAGG CTGCTGCTGAGGAAGAAGGCCGCAGAGGAGCTGAAGAAGGAGCAGGAGAGGAAAGCCGCGGAGAGGAGGAGGATCATCGAGGAGAGGTGCGGCAAGCCCAAGAACATCGAGGACGCCAATGAAG AAACTATTAAGCGTGTGATCAAGGACTATTATGCCAGAACCATGGACTTGGAGGACGCCAAGTTTGATCTGGAGTACGCCGTCAAAAAGAAAGACTATGAG ATCTCAGAACTGAACAGCCAGGTGAACGAGCTCCGTGGAAAGTT CATGAAGCCCACGCTGAAGAAGGTGTCCAAGTACGAGAACAAGTTCGCTAAGCTGCAGAAGAAGGCGGCCGAATTCAACTTCCGCAACCAGCTGAAGGTGGTGAAGAAGAAGGAGTTTACCCTGGAGGAGGAAGACAAGGAG CCCAAGAAATCCGAGAAGGCAGAATGGCAGACGAAGAAATAA
- the LOC134532100 gene encoding troponin I isoform X23 produces MADDEAKKAKQAEIDRKRAEVRKRLEEASKAKKAKKGFMTPERKKKLRLLLRKKAAEELKKEQERKAAERRRIIEERCGKPKNIEDANEAELQTICRQYWNKIAGLEGDKFDLEHTSKIKAMEISELNSQVNELRGKFMKPTLKKVSKYENKFAKLQKKAAEFNFRNQLKVVKKKEFTLEEEDKEPKKSEKAEWQTKK; encoded by the exons GCGAAGAAGGCCAAGCAGGCGGAGATCGACCGCAAGCGCGCGGAGGTGCGCAAGCGGCTCGAGGAAGCCTCCAAGGCGAAGAAGGCCAAGAAGGGCTTCATGACGCCGGAGAGGAAGAAGAAGCTGAGG CTGCTGCTGAGGAAGAAGGCCGCAGAGGAGCTGAAGAAGGAGCAGGAGAGGAAAGCCGCGGAGAGGAGGAGGATCATCGAGGAGAGGTGCGGCAAGCCCAAGAACATCGAGGACGCCAATGAAG CGGAACTGCAGACGATATGCAGGCAATATTGGAACAAAATAGCTGGTCTAGAGGGTGATAAATTTGACCTTGAGCATACTAGTAAGATAAAAGCAATGGAG ATCTCAGAACTGAACAGCCAGGTGAACGAGCTCCGTGGAAAGTT CATGAAGCCCACGCTGAAGAAGGTGTCCAAGTACGAGAACAAGTTCGCTAAGCTGCAGAAGAAGGCGGCCGAATTCAACTTCCGCAACCAGCTGAAGGTGGTGAAGAAGAAGGAGTTTACCCTGGAGGAGGAAGACAAGGAG CCCAAGAAATCCGAGAAGGCAGAATGGCAGACGAAGAAATAA
- the LOC134532100 gene encoding troponin I isoform X6, with protein sequence MADDEAKKAKQAEIDRKRAEVRKRLEEASKAKKAKKGFMTPERKKKLRLLLRKKAAEELKKEQERKAAERRRIIEERCGKPKNIEDANEAELQTICRQYWNKIAGLEGDKFDLEHTSKIKAMEISELNSQVNELRGKFMKPTLKKVSKYENKFAKLQKKAAEFNFRNQLKVVKKKEFTLEEEDKEVGFLAAAECLYARLPVAGLVVTWVPWALGTRRPESTLSLSLSANESNKTSLLVSGLQ encoded by the exons GCGAAGAAGGCCAAGCAGGCGGAGATCGACCGCAAGCGCGCGGAGGTGCGCAAGCGGCTCGAGGAAGCCTCCAAGGCGAAGAAGGCCAAGAAGGGCTTCATGACGCCGGAGAGGAAGAAGAAGCTGAGG CTGCTGCTGAGGAAGAAGGCCGCAGAGGAGCTGAAGAAGGAGCAGGAGAGGAAAGCCGCGGAGAGGAGGAGGATCATCGAGGAGAGGTGCGGCAAGCCCAAGAACATCGAGGACGCCAATGAAG CGGAACTGCAGACGATATGCAGGCAATATTGGAACAAAATAGCTGGTCTAGAGGGTGATAAATTTGACCTTGAGCATACTAGTAAGATAAAAGCAATGGAG ATCTCAGAACTGAACAGCCAGGTGAACGAGCTCCGTGGAAAGTT CATGAAGCCCACGCTGAAGAAGGTGTCCAAGTACGAGAACAAGTTCGCTAAGCTGCAGAAGAAGGCGGCCGAATTCAACTTCCGCAACCAGCTGAAGGTGGTGAAGAAGAAGGAGTTTACCCTGGAGGAGGAAGACAAGGAGGTAGGCTTCCTTGCAGCTGCAGAGTGCCTCTATGCCCGTTTACCAGTAGCCGGCCTTGTGGTCACCTGGGTGCCCTGGGCTCTTGGCACGCGGAGGCCAGagtcaactctctctctctctctcagtgcGAACGAGAGTAACAAAACAAGCCTTCTTGTCAGTGGACTTCAGTAG